One part of the Deltaproteobacteria bacterium genome encodes these proteins:
- a CDS encoding septum formation initiator family protein — protein MAAPSNQSTRRIRRLPLLIAAGLLLLAVLISLFRDMGVVGTWRLRSTEKQLRSEVEALRRENADLKRQVDDLRSNPAVIEEEARRLGLVKDKERVIVVPNRQDATSPAQQKSGARRP, from the coding sequence ATGGCCGCTCCCTCTAACCAATCGACCCGGAGGATCCGCAGGCTTCCCCTGCTGATCGCGGCGGGCCTCCTGCTGCTCGCGGTGCTCATTTCCCTGTTCCGCGACATGGGGGTCGTCGGGACCTGGCGCCTCCGGAGCACGGAGAAGCAGCTTCGGTCCGAGGTCGAGGCGCTGCGGAGGGAGAATGCCGACCTGAAACGCCAGGTGGACGACCTTCGGAGCAATCCCGCCGTGATCGAGGAAGAGGCCCGCAGGCTGGGCCTCGTGAAGGACAAGGAAAGAGTCATCGTCGTTCCCAATCGGCAGGATGCCACCTCCCCGGCACAACAGAAGTCCGGCGCGCGGCGTCCGTAG
- a CDS encoding GGDEF domain-containing protein, with the protein MPPPRHNRSPARGVRRHSARLLAPAYILLLSLLRIRYAGGVPLAIAAAAGVLAFAYVLGAYLVARKRDDRVPETEGCLIWGGAAAMALHAAFPPVAGSRTVPAAIGFGLGVSLPLRYSIPCAACAAAWLAAIPGPFPAESLPVAAMSILSFAAGAGGRSHRLRRPPEEESAKAAIARSRSVVLPWEEPPEGGRRSEGETTEEGALMRRGLEIREDIRRALEGVLPLTGATHAAYLWPSRSPGVARHDGFLVSRGRDLPRDFSVPETYVPVREATVFRRPFFETGEEAERYSPRISAESGATKGIAAVPVFREDAVEGVLLAIREDEEPWVDPVLPLLGLVAYFIGRDIERTRALHREERYLLREDWYHKMVRKMAQMGESGSDAEGAKPRSRRERVYAEAVGQVRRQVGAGRVLLVGTSDGGRNGWLTWEETESFSGGSDQPQLLGDSYVGWVIRHGSQRIFSGEQGRPRNQGVRPSAGEKPGERSYLVLPVAGVGGFRGAVVCAHESAGRFGKAHAEVVRDVTEVMQMGLSHVEHLETLTRRATTDGLTGLPNRKSFLDRLSSELERLDGRHPCAVVMLDLDHFKRINDTYGHPFGDEVLKRVSGVIAKAVRKGDAAGRYGGEEFVLYLHMTDPERAQEAAERFRRMIRQTKFLHEGREVAVTASLGVSCAPIHGKGAGELLKRADEALYLSKERGRDRVTVYPG; encoded by the coding sequence ATGCCACCTCCCCGGCACAACAGAAGTCCGGCGCGCGGCGTCCGTAGGCATTCCGCGAGGCTGCTCGCCCCGGCCTACATTCTCCTCCTGTCCCTGCTGCGGATCCGGTACGCCGGCGGGGTGCCGTTGGCGATCGCCGCCGCCGCCGGCGTCCTCGCGTTCGCGTACGTTCTCGGCGCATACCTCGTGGCGCGGAAGAGGGACGATCGCGTCCCCGAAACGGAAGGCTGCCTGATCTGGGGAGGCGCAGCGGCGATGGCGCTCCACGCGGCGTTCCCGCCGGTCGCGGGGAGCCGGACCGTTCCCGCCGCGATCGGTTTCGGTCTCGGCGTTTCCCTCCCGTTGCGCTATTCCATCCCGTGCGCCGCCTGTGCGGCCGCATGGCTTGCGGCGATTCCCGGTCCGTTCCCGGCGGAGTCCTTGCCGGTCGCGGCGATGTCGATCCTTTCGTTCGCAGCCGGAGCGGGGGGACGCTCGCACCGCCTGCGCCGGCCTCCGGAGGAAGAGAGCGCGAAAGCGGCGATCGCGAGGAGTCGTTCCGTCGTCCTTCCTTGGGAGGAACCTCCGGAGGGGGGGCGCCGTTCCGAGGGGGAGACGACCGAGGAAGGGGCCCTGATGCGCCGGGGACTCGAAATCCGGGAAGACATCCGGAGAGCGCTGGAAGGCGTGTTGCCGTTGACCGGGGCGACGCACGCCGCGTACCTCTGGCCGTCCCGGTCCCCGGGAGTCGCCCGGCATGACGGCTTCCTCGTGAGCCGGGGCCGGGACTTGCCTCGGGACTTCTCCGTTCCCGAAACGTACGTGCCGGTCCGGGAGGCGACCGTTTTCCGCCGCCCCTTTTTCGAAACGGGGGAGGAAGCCGAACGGTACTCCCCCCGGATTTCCGCGGAGTCGGGCGCGACGAAAGGAATCGCCGCGGTACCCGTTTTCCGGGAAGATGCCGTGGAAGGCGTTCTGCTCGCCATCCGCGAGGACGAGGAACCGTGGGTCGATCCCGTCCTGCCGCTGCTCGGCCTGGTCGCGTATTTCATCGGCCGGGACATCGAAAGAACCCGTGCGCTCCACAGGGAGGAAAGGTATCTCCTGCGGGAGGACTGGTACCACAAGATGGTGCGGAAGATGGCTCAGATGGGCGAATCGGGGAGCGATGCGGAGGGCGCGAAGCCGCGTTCGCGACGCGAGCGCGTCTATGCGGAAGCGGTTGGGCAGGTGCGCCGCCAGGTCGGCGCGGGGCGCGTGCTGCTCGTGGGCACGAGCGACGGCGGCCGGAACGGGTGGCTCACGTGGGAGGAGACCGAATCCTTCTCGGGGGGATCCGACCAGCCGCAGTTGCTGGGGGATTCGTACGTGGGATGGGTGATCCGCCACGGGTCGCAGCGGATCTTCTCCGGCGAGCAGGGGCGGCCGAGGAACCAGGGAGTTCGTCCGAGCGCAGGGGAGAAGCCGGGCGAACGTTCCTACCTCGTGCTTCCGGTCGCCGGCGTCGGCGGTTTTCGCGGCGCGGTGGTATGCGCCCACGAATCGGCGGGACGATTCGGGAAAGCGCACGCCGAGGTCGTCCGGGACGTGACGGAGGTCATGCAGATGGGGCTGTCCCACGTGGAGCACCTGGAAACCCTTACGCGGCGGGCCACGACGGACGGCCTGACGGGGCTCCCAAACCGGAAATCGTTCCTCGACCGGCTCTCCTCGGAACTCGAACGCCTGGACGGGCGTCACCCCTGCGCGGTCGTCATGCTGGACCTCGACCATTTCAAACGGATCAACGACACGTACGGGCACCCGTTCGGGGACGAGGTCCTGAAGCGGGTCTCCGGGGTGATCGCGAAGGCGGTCCGCAAGGGGGACGCGGCGGGCCGCTACGGCGGAGAGGAGTTCGTCCTCTACCTCCACATGACCGACCCGGAGCGCGCGCAGGAGGCGGCGGAGCGGTTCCGGCGGATGATCCGGCAGACGAAATTCCTCCACGAGGGGCGCGAGGTGGCGGTGACCGCCTCCCTCGGGGTCTCGTGCGCCCCGATCCACGGAAAGGGCGCGGGGGAACTGTTGAAGCGCGCGGACGAGGCGCTCTACCTGTCAAAGGAGCGGGGCCGCGACAGGGTGACGGTGTACCCCGGGTAG
- a CDS encoding arginine--tRNA ligase, translating into MRQMVESVVSSAVRKKLAEWGVDAPVPVSLEVPRQEEHGDFSVNAAMQVARHLGRKPRSIADELASAIRKEDVDRRIASVAVAGPGFINIVVSEDAWREILSQAIAEGPKFGSPGTGSGETVHVEFVSANPTGPLHVGHGRGAAVGDAIARILEFTGRKVVREYYVNDVGNQMDNLGRTLLSRYRNECGRPSELPEDGYRGGYMIEIARELRADVGDRYADAPEEEVLPLFRKEAGDRILRGIRDDLHAFRVTYDRWFPERDLHDRGEVAAAIGELSDRGCLYESDGATFIRSAEMGDEKDRVLVRADGRTTYFAADVAYHRHKIREGHSRMIDVWGADHHGYVARLRAALRGLGEDDSRLEVLLVQFVTLLREGKAVQMSTRSGEFTTLREVLDEVGTDAARFFYLLRSHHTHLDFDLTLAKTQSRNNPVYYIQYVHARICSIFREAEGRGEAPVGHPPLSILTLPEEVRLMKAVARFPDVVSEAAKTREPHRIPFYLLQVADLFHAFYHQHRFLGETPERTHARLSLAGAVRTVVATGLSLIGVTAPERM; encoded by the coding sequence ATCCGGCAGATGGTGGAATCCGTTGTGTCTTCCGCCGTGCGGAAGAAGCTGGCGGAGTGGGGCGTGGACGCACCGGTGCCGGTGTCCCTCGAGGTCCCCCGGCAGGAGGAGCACGGCGACTTCTCCGTGAATGCCGCCATGCAGGTGGCGCGGCACCTGGGGAGGAAGCCGCGTTCGATCGCCGACGAGCTGGCCTCCGCGATCCGGAAGGAGGACGTGGATCGCCGGATCGCCTCGGTGGCGGTGGCGGGTCCCGGCTTCATCAACATCGTCGTTTCCGAGGACGCCTGGAGGGAGATCCTCTCGCAGGCGATCGCCGAGGGGCCGAAGTTCGGATCCCCGGGGACGGGCTCGGGCGAAACGGTGCACGTGGAGTTCGTCTCCGCCAACCCCACCGGCCCGCTCCACGTCGGGCACGGCCGCGGCGCCGCGGTCGGCGACGCCATCGCCCGGATCCTCGAGTTCACCGGCCGCAAGGTCGTCCGGGAATATTACGTGAACGACGTCGGAAACCAGATGGACAACCTGGGCCGCACGCTCCTTTCCCGGTACCGGAACGAGTGCGGACGCCCCTCGGAACTCCCGGAGGACGGCTACCGCGGCGGCTACATGATCGAGATCGCCCGGGAGCTCCGGGCGGATGTCGGGGACCGGTACGCCGACGCCCCGGAGGAAGAGGTTCTCCCCCTGTTCCGGAAGGAGGCGGGAGACCGGATCCTGCGCGGCATCCGGGACGACCTGCACGCGTTCCGGGTAACGTACGACCGGTGGTTTCCGGAGCGGGATCTGCACGACCGGGGCGAGGTCGCGGCCGCCATCGGGGAGCTTTCGGACCGGGGGTGCCTGTACGAATCCGACGGGGCCACCTTCATCCGCAGCGCGGAGATGGGGGACGAAAAGGACCGGGTGCTCGTCCGCGCGGATGGCCGGACGACCTACTTTGCGGCCGACGTGGCGTACCACCGGCACAAGATCCGGGAGGGACACTCCCGGATGATCGACGTTTGGGGAGCCGACCACCACGGATACGTGGCAAGGCTGCGCGCTGCGCTCCGGGGGCTGGGGGAGGACGATTCCCGGCTCGAGGTGCTGCTGGTCCAGTTCGTCACCCTCCTCCGGGAGGGGAAGGCGGTCCAGATGTCCACCCGGTCGGGGGAATTCACGACGCTCCGCGAGGTGCTGGACGAGGTGGGGACGGACGCCGCGCGGTTCTTCTACCTGTTGCGGAGCCACCACACGCACCTCGATTTCGACCTCACGCTGGCGAAGACCCAGTCCCGGAACAACCCGGTCTACTACATCCAGTACGTCCACGCGCGGATCTGCAGCATCTTCCGGGAAGCGGAAGGGAGAGGCGAGGCGCCGGTCGGCCACCCGCCGCTCTCCATCCTCACCCTCCCCGAGGAGGTGCGCCTGATGAAGGCGGTGGCGCGGTTCCCGGACGTCGTGTCGGAGGCCGCGAAGACCCGCGAGCCCCACCGTATCCCGTTCTATCTTCTCCAGGTGGCGGACCTCTTCCATGCCTTCTACCACCAGCACCGGTTCCTCGGGGAGACTCCGGAGCGCACGCACGCGCGGCTATCGCTCGCAGGCGCCGTCCGGACGGTCGTGGCCACCGGCCTCTCCCTGATCGGCGTGACCGCGCCGGAGCGGATGTGA
- a CDS encoding SPOR domain-containing protein, giving the protein MRILRHKGGYRRSDPDRRSFAFLAVGALVIVAAAFLLGLQAGRVVEKNAARERAGKGPADNVAAGVRASDVRKEMSVFSEEAVRIPAVPPPAVVLPTAGEELRKSEAAATFPDSLSRRDPSPQPLVKPKGKEKPSPAPEGKFLLQAGAMKNRETAEAVRNRIQRAGYRSILVHATTRKRGEVFRVRVGPFGSREEAGKAMKKIRSEMKIDVILLTGEVKP; this is encoded by the coding sequence GTGAGAATCCTGCGCCACAAGGGCGGATACCGCCGCAGCGACCCGGATCGCCGTTCGTTCGCCTTTCTCGCGGTCGGCGCCCTGGTCATCGTCGCCGCGGCATTCCTCCTCGGGCTCCAGGCCGGGCGCGTCGTCGAGAAGAACGCGGCCCGGGAGCGGGCCGGAAAGGGTCCGGCGGACAACGTCGCGGCGGGAGTCCGCGCATCGGACGTCCGGAAGGAGATGTCGGTTTTTTCGGAGGAGGCGGTGCGGATCCCCGCCGTCCCCCCACCCGCGGTCGTCCTCCCCACGGCGGGGGAGGAGCTCCGGAAATCCGAGGCCGCCGCCACGTTCCCGGATTCGCTTTCGCGAAGAGATCCTTCCCCGCAACCCCTGGTCAAGCCGAAGGGGAAGGAGAAACCGTCTCCGGCGCCGGAAGGGAAATTCCTGCTCCAGGCCGGAGCGATGAAGAACCGGGAGACGGCGGAAGCGGTCCGGAACCGCATCCAGCGGGCAGGGTACAGGTCGATACTGGTGCACGCGACCACGCGGAAGCGGGGGGAGGTGTTCCGGGTCCGGGTCGGCCCGTTCGGGTCCCGGGAGGAGGCGGGAAAGGCGATGAAGAAGATCCGCTCCGAAATGAAGATCGACGTCATTCTTCTGACGGGCGAGGTGAAACCGTGA
- the trpE gene encoding anthranilate synthase component I: MIRPDAESFLRQSSPGTLIPVWSEFHADLETPVSAYMKVASRFPTDHFLLESVEGGETWARYSFIGFDPHLTFRATPDEIVVRKGSETRILPVGEDPLDALAELLRGIRHCPAPGLPRLSGGAVGYISYDYVRYLERVGGVRPLTSAPDAMFLFPSRLLIFDNVRHTILIVVLAEIRGGEAPAASYSRALAAIDDVRRILREPLAWSDVPEGDAAVAPFETSRDEFMAAVRKTKEHIREGDIIQAVLSNRARGRTKRTPAEVYRVLRALNPSPYMYLLRMGELSVVGSSPEILVRLEGDDIQLRPIAGTRPRGANPEEDRRLEVELLSDPKEIAEHVMLVDLGRNDVGRVADWGTVKADELMVVERYSHVMHIVSNVVGKLRKDRNAFDVLRASFPAGTVSGAPKVRAMQIISDFEPFRRGIYAGAVGYFDLQGNMDFCIAIRTIVMEGDEATIQAGAGIVADSDPAKEWDEILSKAKILFRAAGLSPETGGPG, translated from the coding sequence GTGATACGGCCCGACGCGGAAAGCTTCCTCCGGCAATCCTCCCCCGGGACGCTGATCCCGGTGTGGAGCGAATTCCACGCGGACCTGGAGACCCCGGTCTCGGCGTACATGAAGGTCGCGTCCCGATTTCCGACGGACCACTTTCTCCTGGAGAGCGTCGAGGGGGGGGAGACGTGGGCGAGATACTCCTTCATCGGATTCGACCCGCACCTGACGTTCCGCGCGACCCCCGACGAGATCGTCGTCCGGAAGGGGAGCGAGACGCGGATCCTTCCGGTCGGAGAGGACCCGCTCGACGCGCTGGCGGAGCTCCTTCGCGGGATCCGCCACTGTCCCGCGCCCGGGCTTCCGCGCCTGTCCGGAGGCGCGGTGGGGTACATCTCCTACGACTACGTCCGTTACCTGGAACGGGTCGGCGGGGTGCGCCCGCTCACCTCCGCGCCCGACGCGATGTTCCTCTTTCCGTCCCGCCTCCTGATATTCGACAACGTCCGCCACACGATCCTGATCGTCGTCCTCGCGGAAATCCGGGGGGGTGAGGCTCCCGCCGCGTCGTACTCCCGCGCGCTCGCCGCGATCGACGACGTGCGGCGGATCCTCCGCGAGCCGCTCGCGTGGTCGGACGTACCGGAGGGGGATGCCGCGGTCGCGCCCTTCGAAACGTCCCGGGACGAATTCATGGCGGCGGTCCGGAAGACGAAGGAGCACATCCGGGAAGGCGACATCATCCAGGCGGTCCTCTCCAACCGCGCAAGGGGAAGGACGAAACGGACGCCCGCGGAGGTGTACCGGGTCCTGCGGGCGCTGAATCCCTCCCCCTACATGTACCTGCTGCGGATGGGGGAGCTGTCCGTGGTCGGCTCCTCGCCGGAGATCCTCGTGCGCCTCGAGGGGGACGACATCCAGCTCCGTCCGATCGCCGGGACCCGTCCCCGGGGCGCGAACCCCGAGGAGGACCGCAGGCTCGAGGTGGAGCTTCTGTCCGACCCGAAGGAGATCGCGGAACACGTGATGCTGGTCGACCTCGGGCGGAACGACGTGGGGCGGGTGGCCGACTGGGGGACGGTGAAGGCGGACGAACTCATGGTCGTCGAGCGGTACTCCCACGTGATGCACATCGTATCCAACGTGGTCGGAAAACTCCGGAAGGACCGGAACGCGTTCGACGTGCTTCGGGCGTCGTTCCCGGCGGGAACGGTGTCCGGGGCCCCGAAGGTTCGGGCGATGCAGATCATCTCCGACTTCGAACCGTTCCGCAGGGGAATCTACGCGGGCGCCGTCGGCTACTTCGACCTCCAGGGGAACATGGACTTCTGCATCGCGATCCGGACCATCGTCATGGAGGGAGACGAGGCCACCATCCAGGCCGGGGCGGGGATCGTCGCCGACTCCGATCCCGCAAAGGAGTGGGACGAGATCCTGAGCAAGGCGAAGATCCTCTTCCGCGCGGCCGGCCTGTCGCCGGAGACGGGAGGCCCCGGGTGA
- a CDS encoding bifunctional anthranilate synthase component II/anthranilate phosphoribosyltransferase, which translates to MIAVIDNYDSFTYNLVQYLGGLGAEVSVHRNDSITVEELARRNPSGLVISPGPGGPDGAGISLSAIRSFQDRIPILGVCLGHQCIGQAFGGRIVHAQALMHGKTSRIRHNGKGIFSMVENPMIATRYHSLAVDRSTLPVELEVCAESEDGEVMGIRHVEKPIFGVQFHPESILTQSGMRILENFLSMIDPSQPVLREFGNIREAIAAVSSRRNLSADGMRDAMRMIMGGEASPSQIASFLSCLAMKGETITEIAAAAEVMRQKATRIVPPAGRDVLDTCGTGGDRSGTFNISTTVAFVAAGAGVPVAKHGNRSVTSRSGSADVLEALGMDLGSDTAAVQRALDDAGITFMFAPKFHAAMKHAIGPRREIAIRTIFNILGPLSNPAGVRCQVVGVFSEELGETYARVLAESGHRRAFVVHGTDGLDEVSLSAATIVWDVRDGKVKRFLFEPRSAGFDYVPLTALKGGDASANAKILADILAGAAGPGRQAVLLNSAFALVAGGIAEDVREGVRLAAESIDSGAARERLSAFLSILGRKGAAPPG; encoded by the coding sequence GTGATCGCCGTCATCGACAATTACGACTCCTTCACGTACAACCTCGTGCAGTATCTCGGAGGCCTCGGAGCGGAGGTTTCCGTGCACCGGAACGACTCGATCACCGTGGAGGAACTGGCGCGGCGCAATCCTTCCGGCCTCGTGATCTCGCCCGGCCCCGGCGGTCCCGACGGCGCCGGCATCTCGCTGTCCGCCATCCGCTCGTTCCAGGACCGCATTCCGATCCTGGGGGTCTGCCTGGGACACCAGTGCATCGGGCAGGCGTTCGGGGGGCGGATCGTCCACGCGCAGGCGCTGATGCACGGGAAGACGTCCCGGATCCGGCACAACGGCAAGGGGATCTTCTCGATGGTCGAGAATCCCATGATCGCCACCCGGTACCACTCCCTCGCCGTGGACCGGTCCACGCTCCCCGTCGAGCTCGAGGTGTGCGCGGAATCCGAAGACGGCGAAGTGATGGGGATCCGGCATGTGGAGAAGCCGATCTTCGGCGTCCAGTTCCACCCGGAATCGATCCTGACCCAGTCGGGCATGCGGATCCTCGAGAATTTCCTGTCGATGATCGACCCGTCCCAGCCGGTCCTTCGGGAGTTCGGAAACATCCGCGAGGCGATCGCCGCGGTTTCCTCCCGCCGGAACCTGTCGGCGGACGGGATGCGGGACGCGATGCGGATGATCATGGGAGGCGAGGCTTCCCCGTCCCAGATCGCCTCCTTCCTCTCCTGCCTGGCGATGAAGGGCGAGACGATCACCGAGATCGCCGCGGCGGCGGAGGTGATGCGCCAGAAGGCGACCCGGATCGTGCCACCGGCCGGCCGCGACGTGCTCGACACGTGCGGGACGGGAGGGGACCGGTCCGGCACGTTCAACATTTCGACGACGGTCGCATTCGTGGCGGCGGGCGCGGGAGTCCCGGTGGCCAAGCACGGCAACCGGTCGGTCACCAGCCGGTCCGGGAGCGCCGATGTGCTGGAGGCGCTCGGGATGGATCTCGGCTCGGATACCGCCGCCGTCCAGAGGGCGCTCGACGATGCCGGAATCACGTTCATGTTCGCCCCCAAATTCCACGCCGCGATGAAGCACGCGATCGGACCGCGAAGGGAGATCGCGATCCGAACGATCTTCAACATCCTGGGCCCTTTGAGCAACCCGGCCGGCGTGCGATGCCAGGTCGTCGGCGTGTTCAGCGAGGAGCTCGGGGAAACGTACGCCAGGGTGCTCGCCGAATCGGGGCACCGCAGGGCGTTCGTGGTCCACGGAACGGACGGCCTCGACGAGGTTTCCCTGTCCGCGGCGACGATCGTGTGGGATGTCCGGGACGGAAAGGTGAAGCGGTTCCTCTTCGAGCCGCGCTCCGCGGGATTCGATTACGTCCCGCTGACGGCGCTAAAGGGGGGGGACGCCTCCGCCAACGCGAAGATCCTGGCCGACATCCTCGCCGGTGCGGCGGGCCCCGGGCGGCAGGCGGTTCTCCTGAACAGCGCGTTCGCCCTGGTCGCGGGGGGAATCGCGGAGGACGTCCGCGAAGGGGTCCGGCTGGCGGCGGAATCGATCGATTCGGGGGCGGCGCGCGAACGGCTTTCGGCATTCCTTTCGATCCTCGGGCGCAAGGGCGCCGCGCCGCCCGGATGA
- a CDS encoding indole-3-glycerol-phosphate synthase encodes MRSHLDRILEGVREELAIRKERVSLGALKARSDARAVRADPLADLPAGPGIIAEIKRASPSLGWIRKDLDAVETARAYIAGGAWAVSILTEPRFFGGSLVDLARVRAEFPAARLLRKDFVLDEYMVAESAAFGADLVLLMVSVLGDSTPGMVALAREHRLEPLVEVRDEAELAVAARSGARMIGINNRDLSTLSVDLSVSGRLLPFVPPGAVAVVESGISGADQVRRLHALGGRLFLVGESLARSPNPADTIRGYVGK; translated from the coding sequence ATGAGAAGCCACCTGGATCGCATCTTGGAAGGGGTCCGGGAGGAGCTGGCGATCCGGAAGGAGAGGGTTTCGCTTGGAGCGCTGAAGGCGCGTTCGGACGCCCGCGCGGTTCGGGCGGATCCGTTGGCGGACCTTCCCGCCGGACCGGGGATCATCGCGGAGATCAAGCGGGCCTCGCCGTCCCTCGGATGGATCCGGAAGGATCTGGACGCGGTGGAGACGGCGCGCGCGTACATCGCCGGCGGCGCCTGGGCGGTGTCCATCCTCACGGAACCGCGCTTCTTCGGCGGGTCGCTCGTCGACCTCGCGCGGGTCCGCGCGGAGTTTCCCGCGGCGCGGCTCCTGCGAAAGGATTTCGTCCTGGACGAATACATGGTGGCGGAATCCGCCGCCTTCGGCGCCGACCTGGTCCTGCTGATGGTCAGCGTGCTCGGGGATTCCACGCCGGGGATGGTCGCCCTCGCGAGGGAGCATCGACTCGAGCCGCTGGTCGAGGTGCGCGACGAAGCCGAGCTGGCGGTCGCGGCGCGGTCCGGGGCGCGCATGATCGGGATCAACAACCGGGACCTGTCGACCCTTTCGGTCGACCTGTCCGTGTCCGGGCGCCTCCTCCCTTTCGTCCCGCCGGGCGCGGTCGCGGTGGTGGAAAGCGGGATATCCGGGGCAGACCAGGTCCGAAGGCTGCACGCGCTGGGCGGACGGCTGTTCCTCGTCGGGGAGTCGCTGGCCCGCAGCCCGAACCCCGCTGACACGATACGCGGGTATGTGGGAAAATAG